The following DNA comes from Micromonospora chokoriensis.
CCGAAGAGCCGGCTCACCAGCAACCCGCCGAGGATGAAACCGACCGGGTTGGCCACCATGATCACCGCTTGGGCCGCACCCGTGCTCAGGCCACCCTTGGCGCCCTCGTTGGCCCAGGCCGCGGCGAGGCCCTCGGGAACGATCGAGAAGAGCATGGCGCTGAACACCAGCACCGCGATCGACCGCAGCACCGGAGTGCCGAACACGATGGTGAAACCCTGGCGGGTCTCCCGCAGCAGATGGGTGCGGTGTGCGGGGGCCATGGACGCCGGCCGGTCCCGTACGCCCAGGCGCACCAGCAGCGCCGACAGGGCGAACGTCGCCGCGTTGAACAGCAACGCGACCTCCGGGTCGATCGAGGCGACGGCGGCGCCGAACACGTACCCGACGACCTGGGCGGCCTGCCCGATGCTGCTGTTGAGGGACAACCCGAGCACCAGCCGGTCACCGCTGAGCATCTGCGGCATCAGGGCGGACTTCGCCGCCTGGCTCGGCGGATTGGCCAACGTCGCCGCGAAGATCAGCGCCAGCACCACCTGGTAGGGCAGGGCGGGGATGGCGATGAGCAGCATCAACGCCATCCGGATGAGGTCACACGTCACCATCACCCGTCGGTATGGGTACCGCTCCGCGAGCGCGGCGAGCACGGGACCACCGAGCAACCAGGGCAGGAAACTGACGGCGAAGGCGGTCGCGGAGAGCGCGACGGACCGGGTCTGCTGGTAGACCAGCAGGGTGACCGCCGCCTTCGCGACGTAGTCACCGACCCAGGAGAGCGCGCCAGCAACGAAGACGGCCCGGAACTCGTGCTGGGCGAACACCTCGCGAAATGTGGCGGGGCCTTCCGCGGAAGGTCGCTCGTCGGGCACCGTCGCCTCCATCGGCCCCGGTTGGCCGCTCGTGGCAGCCCGGCCGGAAGCACTCGTCAGATCTGCGGATCAGCGAGGATGTGATCACACTCGGGCGGGAACGCGTGCCCCGGATTCTGCCCGATCGTCTGACAACTAGCTAGGGCGAATGGATCGATCGTCGCTTCCCCGACTGAACGAACGGACGATACCTGAGGGGCCAGGCGGCTCGCGACCCCTGCATCGGCGGCCAGTGCCGCCTGGGTCAGGTAGCGCCGCCCTGACCGGTCTCGTTGTCCGACAGCGGCCGGGGTGGCAGGCCGGGAAAGATGCGGGCGGCGGCGATCTGCGCGGTGATCCCCGAGTTCTCCAGCGCCTCCGCGAGCCGCCGACGCAGCTCCCGGCCCACCGCGAACTGCCCGTCCGCCGTCGTCTTCACCACCGTCCGGATCACCGCCCCGTCGACAGTCAC
Coding sequences within:
- a CDS encoding MFS transporter, with protein sequence MEATVPDERPSAEGPATFREVFAQHEFRAVFVAGALSWVGDYVAKAAVTLLVYQQTRSVALSATAFAVSFLPWLLGGPVLAALAERYPYRRVMVTCDLIRMALMLLIAIPALPYQVVLALIFAATLANPPSQAAKSALMPQMLSGDRLVLGLSLNSSIGQAAQVVGYVFGAAVASIDPEVALLFNAATFALSALLVRLGVRDRPASMAPAHRTHLLRETRQGFTIVFGTPVLRSIAVLVFSAMLFSIVPEGLAAAWANEGAKGGLSTGAAQAVIMVANPVGFILGGLLVSRLFGPTRRMKLMRPLAVFAPLALVPALLNPPPLVVALLAALCGFAVAGMLPMANGLFVQALPNGFRARAFGVMATGVQVIQGFAVLVTGLLADRFPIPVVVGLWSAAGVVLMAVATLRWPDRQTVDDAIAEASAANTEAPHSTGRPGKGGTAGAPEPRSDDGHRRHAVT